From a region of the Canis lupus dingo isolate Sandy chromosome 5, ASM325472v2, whole genome shotgun sequence genome:
- the HES4 gene encoding transcription factor HES-4, translated as MPADTPGKPRASPLAGAPASASRTPNKPRSAAEHRKSSKPVMEKRRRARINESLAQLKTLILDAFRKDSSRHSKLEKADILEMTVRHLQSLRRVQVTAALSADPAVLGKYRAGFNECLAEVNRFLAGCEGVPAEVRSRLLGHLAACLGQLGPSRRPAPAPPAAEARAPEVYTACPPLPAFDGPFPLLRPGYAFALRLPPGLTGTPPTVPRAGLQNRGAPWRPWLR; from the exons ATGCCTGCGGACACCCCAGGGAAGCCGAGGGCCTCGCCGCTGGCAGGAGCGCCGGCCAGCGCTAGCCGAACCCCGAATAAGCCCCGGAGTGCGGCGGAGCACCGAAAG TCCTCCAAGCCGGTCATGGAGAAGCGGCGCCGAGCGCGCATCAACGAAAGCCTCGCGCAGCTCAAGACCCTCATCCTGGACGCTTTCAGGAAGGAT AGCTCCCGCCATTCGAAGCTGGAGAAAGCAGACATCCTGGAGATGACCGTGAGGCACTTGCAGAGCCTGCGGCGAGTGCAGGTGACAG CCGCGCTCAGCGCCGACCCCGCGGTCCTGGGCAAGTACCGCGCCGGCTTCAACGAGTGTCTCGCGGAGGTGAATCGCTTCTTGGCCGGCTGCGAGGGCGTCCCGGCCGAAGTGCGCTCTCGCCTGCTCGGCCACCTGGCGGCCTGCCTGGGCCAGTTGGGGCCctcgcgccgccccgccccggcaCCCCCCGCTGCAGAGGCCCGCGCGCCCGAGGTCTACACGGCTTGCCCGCCGCTCCCGGCTTTCGAcggccccttccccctgctgcgCCCCGGGTACGCCTTCGCGCTGCGGCTCCCGCCGGGCCTGACCGGGACGCCCCCCACCGTCCCTAGGGCGGGGCTGCAGAACCGGGGCGCGCCCTGGAGGCCTTGGCTGCGCTGA
- the ISG15 gene encoding ubiquitin-like protein ISG15, with the protein MLEPTAMAGNLTVKMLGGEEFLVPLRDSMLASELKQQIALKTGVPAFQQRLATHPAGTVLQDGISLIRQGLCPGSTVLLVVKNCNDPLSILVRNNKGRSIAYEVWLTQTVAELKQQVCQQEHVQADLFWLTFEGKPMEDKHQLGEYGLTPQCTVFMNLRLRGGGGNWAGPGGQC; encoded by the exons ATGCTGGAGCCTACAGCCATG GCTGGGAACCTGACTGTGAAGATGCTGGGAGGTGAGGAGTTCCTGGTGCCCCTGAGGGACTCTATGCTGGCATCAGAGCTGAAGCAGCAGATAGCCCTGAAAACTGGCGTGCCTGCGTTCCAACAGCGCCTAGCTACCCACCCGGCTGGCACAGTGCTGCAGGATGGGATCTCCCTCATCAGGCAGGGCCTGTGTCCTGGCAGCACAGTCCTGCTGGTGGTGAAGAACTGTAATGACCCCCTGAGCATCCTGGTGAGAAACAATAAGGGTCGCAGTATCGCCTACGAGGTCTGGCTGACACAGACTGTGGCTGAGCTCAAGCAGCAAGTGTGCCAGCAGGAGCACGTGCAGGCTGACCTGTTCTGGCTGACTTTTGAAGGGAAGCCCATGGAGGACAAGCACCAGCTGGGGGAGTATGGTCTCACACCCCAGTGCACTGTGTTCATGAATTTACGCCtgcggggtggtggtgggaatTGGGCAGGACCAGGAGGGCAGTGCTGA